The following proteins are co-located in the Labrys monachus genome:
- a CDS encoding alpha-D-glucose phosphate-specific phosphoglucomutase, with product MIRTVPTQPIDGQKPGTSGLRKKVPVFQQPHYVENFVQSIFDTLEGFAGTTLIVGGDGRYFNREVVQTILKMAAAAGFGRVRVGQGGLLSTPAVSVAIRKHQAFGGIILSASHNPGGPDGDFGIKYNIGNGGPAPEKITDAIFARTRSISEYRIADVPDVDIDSIGETVLGDTVVEIVDPVADYAELMQQLFDFEAIRALFAGGFTMRFDAMSAVTGPYAKRILEGLLGAAPGTVVNDTPLPDFGGHHPDPNPVNAKDLYDLMMGPDAPDFGAASDGDGDRNLIIGRGIFVTPSDSLAILAAHAHLAPGYAAGIAGIARSMPTSLAADHVAKALGIGIYETPTGWKFFGNLLDAGLATICGEESAGTGSNHIREKDGVWAVLMWLTLLSHRRQPAIDIVREHWARFGRNYYSRHDYEAVPTQAANGVMEAIRAQIPTLPGQAFGSLTVSSADDFSYHDPVDGSDSKNQGLRILFENGSRIVYRLSGTGTEGATLRVYLERFEADTARQDLDPQAALAEVIALARKLGAVVEKTGMAEPSVVT from the coding sequence ATGATCCGCACCGTTCCGACCCAGCCCATCGACGGCCAGAAGCCCGGCACGTCCGGCCTCCGCAAGAAAGTGCCGGTGTTCCAGCAGCCCCATTATGTCGAGAATTTCGTCCAGTCGATCTTCGACACGCTCGAGGGCTTCGCCGGCACCACGCTCATCGTCGGCGGCGACGGGCGCTATTTCAACCGCGAGGTGGTGCAGACGATCCTGAAAATGGCGGCGGCGGCCGGGTTCGGACGCGTGCGGGTGGGGCAGGGCGGCCTGCTGTCGACCCCGGCGGTCTCCGTCGCCATCCGCAAGCACCAGGCCTTTGGCGGCATCATCCTGTCCGCCTCGCACAATCCCGGCGGCCCGGACGGCGATTTCGGCATCAAGTACAATATCGGCAATGGCGGCCCGGCGCCGGAGAAGATCACCGACGCCATCTTCGCCCGCACCCGGTCGATCAGCGAATACCGGATCGCCGATGTGCCGGACGTCGATATCGACAGCATCGGCGAGACCGTTCTCGGCGACACCGTCGTCGAGATCGTCGATCCCGTCGCCGACTATGCCGAGCTGATGCAGCAATTGTTTGATTTCGAGGCGATCAGGGCGCTGTTCGCCGGCGGCTTCACCATGCGTTTCGATGCGATGTCCGCCGTGACCGGCCCCTATGCCAAGCGCATCCTCGAAGGGCTTCTCGGGGCGGCCCCGGGGACGGTGGTCAACGACACGCCGCTGCCGGATTTCGGCGGCCATCATCCCGATCCCAACCCCGTCAACGCCAAGGACCTCTACGATCTGATGATGGGGCCGGATGCGCCCGATTTCGGCGCCGCCTCGGACGGCGACGGCGACCGCAACCTCATCATCGGCCGCGGCATCTTCGTCACGCCGTCCGACAGCCTCGCGATCCTCGCCGCGCATGCCCATCTCGCGCCCGGCTATGCCGCCGGCATCGCCGGCATCGCCCGCTCCATGCCGACGAGCCTGGCCGCCGACCATGTCGCCAAGGCGCTCGGCATCGGCATCTACGAGACGCCGACGGGCTGGAAGTTTTTCGGCAACCTGCTCGATGCCGGCCTCGCCACCATCTGCGGCGAGGAGAGCGCCGGCACCGGCTCGAATCACATCCGCGAGAAGGACGGCGTGTGGGCGGTCCTGATGTGGCTGACGCTGCTGTCCCATCGTCGCCAGCCGGCGATCGACATCGTGCGCGAGCACTGGGCGCGGTTCGGCCGCAATTATTATTCGCGCCACGATTACGAGGCGGTGCCGACGCAGGCCGCCAACGGCGTGATGGAAGCGATCCGGGCGCAGATCCCGACGCTGCCGGGGCAGGCCTTCGGTTCGCTGACCGTCAGCTCGGCCGACGATTTCTCCTATCACGATCCGGTCGACGGCTCGGATTCGAAGAACCAGGGACTGCGCATCCTGTTCGAGAACGGCTCGCGCATCGTCTACCGCCTGTCCGGCACGGGCACGGAAGGAGCGACGCTGCGCGTCTATCTCGAACGCTTCGAGGCGGACACCGCCCGCCAGGATCTCGATCCGCAGGCGGCCCTCGCCGAGGTCATAGCTTTGGCGCGCAAACTCGGGGCGGTTGTGGAGAAGACGGGGATGGCTGAGCCGAGCGTCGTGACCTGA
- the glgA gene encoding glycogen synthase GlgA: MKVLAVASEIYPLVKTGGLADVVGALPAALHTHDVAVTTMVPGYPAVLNASEEWAIVATLPSFFGGRTTIKRATVGGLDLFALDAPHLFDRPGGPYGDLRGQDWPDNPQRYGALSSAAAELCTGLVHDYLPDIVHVHDWQAAMTLAYLHYSGLPRPKSVITVHNLAFQGQYPPTILGSLALPQRAFALEGIEYYGMIGFLKAGLYFADRITTVSPRYASEIKTAEAGMGLEGLLAGRAASLSGIVNGIDSQEWNPAVDPKLAANFSTGTLGPRARNREALEKRFGIDHDASPLFCLVSRLTWQKGIDIMLEALPHLVESGARLVLLGSGDREMEAAFRQAADLYPGRVGVVIGYDEALSHLMFGGADMTLVPSRFEPCGLTQLYGLRYGCVPVVARVGGLSDTLVDANDAALTLDAATGVQFHPVNAPMLQDAITRAIALYRDKPVWRAMQKRGMQLDLSWTSRAGAYARLYRELLA; the protein is encoded by the coding sequence ATCAAGGTTCTTGCCGTCGCTTCCGAAATTTATCCGCTGGTCAAGACCGGAGGCCTTGCCGATGTCGTCGGGGCGCTGCCGGCGGCGCTGCACACGCATGACGTCGCGGTGACGACGATGGTGCCGGGCTATCCGGCCGTGCTCAACGCCTCGGAGGAATGGGCGATCGTCGCCACGCTGCCGAGCTTCTTCGGCGGGCGCACGACGATCAAGCGGGCCACCGTGGGCGGGCTCGATCTCTTCGCCCTCGACGCGCCGCATCTGTTCGACCGGCCAGGCGGGCCGTATGGCGACCTGCGCGGGCAGGATTGGCCCGACAACCCCCAGCGCTATGGCGCCCTGTCGAGCGCGGCGGCCGAATTGTGCACCGGTCTCGTCCACGATTATCTGCCCGACATCGTGCATGTCCATGACTGGCAGGCGGCGATGACGCTGGCCTATCTGCATTATTCGGGGCTGCCCCGGCCGAAATCGGTCATCACCGTGCACAACCTCGCCTTCCAGGGCCAGTATCCGCCGACGATCCTGGGCAGTCTGGCGCTGCCGCAGCGCGCCTTCGCTCTCGAGGGCATCGAATATTACGGCATGATCGGCTTCCTGAAGGCCGGGCTGTATTTCGCCGATCGCATCACCACCGTCTCGCCGCGCTACGCGTCGGAGATCAAGACCGCCGAGGCGGGCATGGGCCTGGAGGGGCTGCTGGCGGGCCGGGCGGCGAGCCTGTCGGGCATCGTCAACGGCATCGACAGCCAGGAATGGAATCCTGCCGTCGATCCGAAGCTGGCCGCCAATTTCAGCACGGGAACGCTCGGGCCCCGCGCCAGGAACCGCGAGGCGCTCGAAAAGCGCTTCGGCATCGATCACGACGCCTCGCCGCTCTTCTGCCTCGTCAGCCGGCTGACATGGCAGAAGGGCATCGACATCATGCTGGAAGCCCTGCCTCACCTCGTCGAATCCGGGGCGCGCCTGGTGCTGCTCGGCTCGGGCGACCGTGAGATGGAGGCGGCCTTCCGCCAGGCGGCGGATCTTTATCCCGGCCGCGTCGGCGTGGTGATCGGCTATGACGAGGCGCTGTCGCATCTGATGTTCGGCGGTGCCGACATGACGCTGGTGCCGTCCCGCTTCGAGCCCTGCGGTCTGACGCAGCTCTACGGGCTGCGCTATGGCTGCGTGCCGGTGGTGGCGCGGGTGGGCGGGCTTTCCGACACTCTCGTCGATGCCAACGACGCGGCGCTGACGCTGGATGCGGCGACCGGCGTGCAGTTCCATCCGGTCAACGCGCCGATGCTGCAGGACGCCATCACCCGGGCCATCGCCCTCTACCGCGACAAGCCCGTCTGGCGGGCGATGCAGAAACGCGGCATGCAACTGGATCTCTCCTGGACCTCGCGCGCCGGCGCCTATGCGCGGCTCTATCGCGAGTTGCTGGCGTGA
- the glgC gene encoding glucose-1-phosphate adenylyltransferase — protein MTGPRHSISGPLARSAMAYVLAGGRGSRLMELTDRRAKPAVYFGGKSRIIDFALSNAINSGIRRIGVATQYKAHSLIRHLQRGWNFLRPERNESFDILPASQRISEDMWYRGTADAVYQNLDIIDTGSVEYMVILAGDHVYKMDYEHMLQQHVEQNADVTIGCLEVPRMEATGFGVMHVDETDRVIAFIEKPKDPPGIPDKPEMALASMGIYVFSMKFLSQELVRDANDPNSSRDFGKDIIPYIVKHGKAVAHRFPSSCVRSEHEKESYWRDVGTVDAYWEANIDLTDVVPALDLYDQEWPIWTFAEITPPAKFVHDMEGRRGTAISSLVSGGCVVSGAMVRRSLLYTGVRINSYAHIEGAVVLPYVEIGRSARLRNVVIDRGVEIPEGMVVGEDPVLDAQRFRRTEKGICLITQPMIDKLKL, from the coding sequence ATGACGGGTCCGAGGCATTCCATAAGCGGTCCCCTGGCGCGATCGGCGATGGCTTACGTCCTGGCCGGCGGACGCGGCAGCCGCCTGATGGAACTCACCGACCGGCGGGCCAAGCCGGCGGTCTATTTCGGCGGCAAGAGCCGCATCATCGATTTCGCCCTGTCCAACGCGATCAATTCCGGCATCCGCCGCATCGGCGTCGCCACGCAGTACAAAGCCCATTCGCTGATCCGCCATTTGCAGCGCGGCTGGAACTTCCTGCGGCCGGAGCGCAATGAGAGCTTCGATATTTTGCCGGCTAGCCAGCGCATCTCCGAGGACATGTGGTACCGCGGCACGGCGGACGCCGTCTACCAGAACCTCGACATCATCGACACCGGTTCCGTCGAGTACATGGTGATCCTCGCCGGCGATCATGTCTACAAGATGGATTACGAGCACATGCTGCAGCAGCATGTGGAGCAGAATGCCGACGTCACCATCGGTTGCCTCGAAGTGCCGCGCATGGAGGCGACGGGTTTCGGCGTGATGCATGTCGACGAGACCGACCGCGTCATCGCCTTCATCGAGAAGCCCAAGGATCCGCCGGGCATACCCGACAAGCCGGAGATGGCGCTCGCCTCGATGGGCATCTACGTCTTTTCGATGAAATTCCTGTCGCAGGAACTGGTTCGCGACGCGAACGACCCGAATTCGAGCCGCGACTTCGGCAAGGACATCATTCCCTACATCGTCAAGCACGGCAAGGCGGTGGCGCATCGCTTCCCGTCGAGCTGCGTGCGGTCCGAGCATGAGAAGGAGTCCTACTGGCGCGACGTCGGCACGGTCGACGCCTATTGGGAAGCCAATATCGACCTGACGGACGTCGTCCCCGCGCTCGACCTCTACGACCAGGAATGGCCGATCTGGACCTTCGCGGAGATCACCCCGCCGGCGAAGTTCGTGCACGACATGGAAGGGCGCCGCGGCACGGCGATCTCCTCGCTGGTGTCGGGCGGCTGCGTCGTCTCCGGCGCCATGGTGCGCCGATCGCTGCTCTATACCGGTGTGCGCATCAATTCCTATGCCCACATAGAAGGCGCGGTCGTGCTGCCCTATGTCGAGATCGGCCGCTCGGCGCGCTTGCGCAACGTGGTGATCGACCGTGGAGTCGAGATCCCCGAGGGGATGGTCGTCGGCGAGGATCCGGTGCTCGACGCCCAGCGCTTCCGGCGCACGGAGAAGGGCATCTGCCTCATCACCCAGCCGATGATCGACAAGCTCAAGCTCTAG
- the glgB gene encoding 1,4-alpha-glucan branching protein GlgB yields MLAAGRHGDPFAVLGPHETSGGLVIRAFVPNARELAVVAPGLQEPVALERRHDDGVFEGLVPGGSRVYRLHAANDGGEWDVEDPYRFGPLLGPMDDYLLTEGTHLRLWDKLGARALRHGDVDGVHFAVWAPHARRVSVVGDFNAWDGRRHTMRKRVDTGVWEIFLPGVAVGAYYKYEIVGPQGALLPLKSDPFAFASELRPGTASKVCSVEPFAWTDQRWLEERSQRDARHAPMSIYEVHLGSWKRGEKQRFLTYDEFADQLVGYAAQMGYTHIELMPVSEHPLDASWGYQPTGMFAPTSRFGSPEGFARFVDRAHAAGIGVILDWVPAHFPTDAHGLAWFDGSALYEHPDPKRGFHPDWNTAIYDFGRAEVANFLIANALFWLERFHVDGLRVDAVASMLYLDYSRKAGEWIPNIHGGRENLDAIAFLQRMNKEVYGAHPGIMTIAEESTAWPGVSQPVHAGGLGFGFKWNMGFMHDTLAYMEREPIYRQFHHDDLTFGLIYAFAENFVLPLSHDEVVHGKNSIVNKMSGLEGDKFATLRAYYTLMWAYPGKKLLFMGQDFGQRREWNENVGLDWDLLQYGPHRGLSDLVRDLNHLYRERPALHERDCEGDGFEWMVVDDNSNSVFAWARYAADVMPVVVVANMTPVARDGYALPLPLAGGWREILNSDSERYFGLNRGNLGGVFAQPGDWKGKPAMARINLPPLTAIFLEWTGN; encoded by the coding sequence ATGCTTGCCGCCGGCCGCCACGGCGATCCGTTCGCGGTGCTCGGTCCGCACGAGACGTCCGGCGGCCTGGTGATACGGGCCTTCGTGCCGAATGCGCGGGAGCTGGCGGTGGTGGCGCCGGGACTGCAGGAACCGGTCGCCCTCGAGCGCCGCCACGATGACGGCGTGTTCGAAGGCCTCGTTCCCGGCGGCAGCCGCGTCTACCGTCTCCATGCCGCCAATGACGGCGGCGAGTGGGATGTCGAGGATCCCTACCGGTTCGGGCCGCTGCTCGGTCCGATGGACGACTATCTCCTTACCGAAGGCACGCATCTCAGACTGTGGGACAAGCTCGGCGCCCGCGCGCTTCGCCACGGCGATGTCGACGGCGTGCATTTCGCCGTGTGGGCGCCGCATGCGCGGCGGGTCTCGGTCGTCGGTGATTTCAACGCCTGGGACGGGCGGCGCCACACGATGCGCAAGCGCGTCGACACCGGCGTGTGGGAGATCTTCCTGCCCGGCGTCGCCGTGGGCGCCTATTACAAATACGAGATCGTCGGGCCGCAGGGCGCATTGCTGCCCCTCAAGAGCGACCCCTTCGCCTTCGCCTCGGAATTGAGGCCGGGCACCGCCTCGAAGGTGTGCTCGGTCGAGCCTTTCGCCTGGACCGACCAGCGCTGGCTCGAGGAGCGCAGCCAGCGCGATGCCCGCCATGCGCCGATGTCGATCTACGAGGTCCATCTCGGCTCCTGGAAGCGCGGCGAGAAGCAGCGTTTCCTCACCTATGACGAGTTCGCCGACCAGCTGGTCGGCTACGCCGCGCAGATGGGCTATACCCATATCGAACTGATGCCGGTGAGCGAGCATCCCCTCGATGCGTCCTGGGGCTACCAGCCGACCGGCATGTTCGCGCCGACGAGCCGCTTCGGCTCGCCCGAGGGTTTCGCCCGCTTCGTCGACCGGGCCCACGCCGCCGGCATCGGCGTCATCCTCGATTGGGTGCCGGCGCATTTTCCCACCGATGCCCACGGGCTCGCCTGGTTCGACGGCAGCGCGCTCTACGAACATCCCGATCCCAAGCGCGGCTTCCATCCGGACTGGAACACCGCGATCTATGATTTCGGCCGGGCCGAGGTCGCCAATTTCCTCATCGCCAACGCGCTATTCTGGCTCGAGCGCTTCCATGTCGATGGGCTTCGGGTCGATGCCGTCGCCTCGATGCTCTATCTCGACTATTCGCGCAAGGCGGGCGAATGGATACCCAATATCCATGGCGGCCGTGAGAATCTCGACGCGATCGCCTTCCTCCAGCGCATGAACAAGGAAGTCTACGGCGCCCATCCCGGCATCATGACGATCGCCGAGGAGTCGACCGCCTGGCCCGGCGTGTCGCAGCCCGTCCATGCCGGCGGCCTGGGATTCGGCTTCAAATGGAACATGGGCTTCATGCACGACACGCTCGCCTATATGGAGCGCGAGCCGATCTATCGCCAGTTCCACCATGACGACCTGACCTTCGGCCTCATCTATGCCTTTGCCGAGAACTTCGTGCTGCCGCTCTCCCATGACGAGGTGGTTCACGGCAAGAACTCCATCGTCAACAAGATGTCGGGCCTGGAAGGCGACAAGTTCGCGACGCTGCGCGCCTATTACACGCTGATGTGGGCCTATCCCGGCAAGAAGCTCCTCTTCATGGGCCAGGATTTCGGCCAGCGCCGCGAGTGGAACGAGAATGTCGGCCTGGACTGGGATCTGCTGCAATACGGCCCGCATCGCGGGCTGAGCGACCTCGTGCGCGACCTCAACCATCTCTACCGCGAACGGCCGGCGTTGCACGAGAGGGACTGCGAGGGCGACGGCTTCGAATGGATGGTGGTCGACGACAATTCGAATTCGGTGTTCGCCTGGGCCCGCTATGCGGCCGACGTGATGCCCGTCGTCGTCGTCGCCAACATGACGCCGGTCGCCCGTGACGGCTACGCCCTTCCTTTGCCGCTGGCGGGGGGGTGGCGGGAAATCCTCAACAGCGATTCGGAGCGCTATTTCGGGCTCAACCGCGGCAATCTCGGCGGCGTTTTCGCCCAGCCCGGCGATTGGAAGGGCAAGCCGGCCATGGCCAGGATCAACCTGCCGCCCCTCACCGCCATCTTTCTCGAATGGACGGGAAACTGA
- a CDS encoding glycogen/starch/alpha-glucan phosphorylase, which produces MDATLQNKLYSADTALAVADEAAKLPEATGDARAFRDLILAKLTYAVGKDPIVARDHDWLRAVSLALRDHIVDRWMATTRGVYRMGGKRVYYLSLEFLIGRLLKDGLNNMNLLNTAREALASVGVDLDMIAEMEPDAALGNGGLGRLAACFMESMATVGVAAYGYGIRYENGLFRQNIVDGWQTESPENWLANGNPWEFPRREVAYEIGFGGAVEATEGWDGSAVHAWKPGETILGVAHDTPAVGWRGNRVNTLRLWSARSLDPISLDAFNAGDHVGALAERNRAESISRVLYPADSTPAGQELRLRQEYFFTSASLQDIVRRHMQQYRDIRTFANKAAIQLNDTHPAIAVAELMRILIDIHALSWSDAFTITRDTISYTNHTLLPEALETWPVPLIERLLPRHMQIIYAINARVLSEARSSGASDAMIAAVSIIDESHGRRVRMGNLAFVGSHKVNGVSALHSNLMKETVFKDLNTLFPGRITNKTNGITPRRWLMTANPGLTTLLRETIGDGYLDNAEKLVALERFAKDAAFQDSFATIKHANKARLAKLIQQSVGLRVDPSALFDVQIKRIHEYKRQLLNILETVALYNAIRAHPEKDWVPRVKIFAGKAAASYTAAKYVIKLINDVARVVNADPAVRNLLKVVFLPNYNVSLAETVIPAANLSEQISTAGMEASGTGNMKFGLNGALTIGTLDGANVEMLEHVGADNIFIFGLKAGEVEQRRQSARNPGDTIAASHALAEVLDAVESGVFSPTDPERHKGTVQTLRTSDWFLVTDDFDAYTAMQRKIDALWVDGPAWNEKAILNVARMGWFSSDRTIREYSDEIWGVPTLPV; this is translated from the coding sequence ATGGATGCAACCCTGCAGAACAAGCTCTATTCGGCCGATACGGCGTTGGCGGTTGCGGATGAGGCGGCGAAATTGCCCGAGGCGACCGGGGATGCGCGGGCGTTCCGCGACCTGATCCTCGCCAAGCTGACCTATGCCGTCGGCAAGGATCCGATCGTTGCCCGCGACCATGACTGGCTGCGCGCCGTCAGCCTCGCGCTGCGGGATCATATCGTCGACCGCTGGATGGCGACGACGCGCGGCGTCTACCGCATGGGCGGCAAGCGCGTCTATTATCTCTCGCTCGAATTCCTGATCGGCCGCCTGCTCAAGGACGGCCTCAACAACATGAACCTGCTCAACACGGCGCGCGAGGCGCTGGCCTCGGTCGGCGTCGATCTCGACATGATCGCCGAGATGGAGCCCGACGCCGCGCTCGGCAATGGCGGCCTCGGGCGGCTCGCCGCCTGCTTCATGGAGAGCATGGCCACCGTCGGCGTCGCCGCCTATGGCTACGGCATCCGCTACGAGAACGGCCTGTTCCGCCAGAACATCGTCGACGGCTGGCAGACCGAATCTCCGGAGAACTGGCTCGCCAACGGCAATCCCTGGGAGTTTCCGCGCCGCGAAGTCGCCTATGAGATCGGCTTCGGCGGCGCCGTGGAGGCGACCGAGGGCTGGGACGGCTCGGCCGTCCATGCCTGGAAGCCGGGAGAAACCATTCTTGGCGTCGCCCACGACACCCCGGCGGTCGGCTGGCGCGGCAACCGCGTCAACACGCTCAGGCTGTGGTCGGCGCGTTCGCTCGATCCGATCTCGCTCGACGCCTTCAATGCCGGCGATCATGTCGGCGCCCTCGCCGAGCGCAACCGCGCCGAGTCCATCTCGCGCGTGCTCTACCCCGCGGATTCGACGCCCGCCGGCCAGGAATTGCGGCTGCGGCAGGAATATTTCTTCACCTCCGCGTCCCTGCAGGACATCGTCCGCCGCCATATGCAGCAATATCGCGACATCCGGACCTTCGCGAACAAGGCGGCGATCCAGCTCAACGACACCCATCCGGCGATCGCGGTCGCCGAGCTGATGCGCATCCTCATCGACATCCATGCGCTGAGCTGGAGCGATGCCTTCACCATCACCCGCGACACCATCTCCTATACCAACCACACGCTGCTGCCCGAAGCGCTCGAAACCTGGCCGGTGCCGCTGATCGAGCGCCTGCTGCCGCGCCACATGCAGATCATCTACGCCATCAATGCGCGGGTGCTGTCGGAGGCACGGTCCAGCGGCGCCTCGGATGCGATGATCGCCGCCGTCTCCATCATCGACGAGAGCCATGGCCGGCGCGTGCGCATGGGCAATCTCGCCTTCGTCGGCTCTCACAAGGTGAACGGCGTCTCGGCGCTGCATTCCAACCTGATGAAGGAGACCGTGTTCAAGGACCTGAACACGCTGTTCCCGGGGCGGATCACCAACAAGACGAACGGCATCACGCCGCGCCGCTGGCTGATGACGGCCAATCCCGGCCTGACGACGCTCCTGCGCGAGACGATCGGCGACGGCTATCTCGACAATGCCGAGAAGCTCGTCGCGCTCGAGCGCTTCGCCAAGGACGCCGCCTTCCAGGACAGCTTCGCCACCATCAAGCATGCCAACAAGGCGCGCCTCGCCAAGCTGATCCAGCAGAGCGTCGGCCTGCGGGTCGATCCATCCGCCCTGTTCGACGTGCAGATCAAGCGCATCCATGAATATAAGCGCCAGTTGCTCAACATCCTGGAGACCGTGGCGCTCTACAACGCCATCCGCGCCCATCCCGAAAAGGACTGGGTGCCGCGCGTGAAGATCTTCGCGGGCAAGGCGGCCGCCAGCTACACCGCCGCCAAATATGTGATCAAGCTCATCAACGACGTGGCGCGCGTCGTGAACGCCGATCCGGCCGTGCGCAATTTGCTCAAGGTGGTGTTCCTGCCGAACTACAATGTCAGCCTGGCCGAGACGGTGATCCCGGCCGCCAACCTGTCGGAACAGATCTCGACGGCGGGCATGGAGGCTTCGGGCACCGGCAACATGAAGTTCGGGCTCAACGGCGCGCTCACCATCGGCACGCTCGACGGGGCCAATGTCGAAATGCTGGAGCATGTCGGGGCCGACAACATCTTCATCTTCGGGCTGAAGGCCGGGGAGGTCGAGCAGCGCCGGCAGTCGGCCCGCAATCCCGGCGACACCATCGCCGCCTCTCATGCCCTCGCCGAAGTGCTCGATGCCGTCGAATCCGGCGTGTTCTCGCCGACGGACCCCGAGCGGCACAAGGGCACGGTGCAGACCCTGCGCACCAGCGACTGGTTCCTCGTCACCGACGACTTCGACGCCTATACCGCGATGCAGCGCAAGATCGACGCGCTCTGGGTCGACGGTCCGGCCTGGAACGAGAAGGCCATCCTCAACGTCGCGCGCATGGGCTGGTTCTCCTCGGACCGCACGATCCGCGAATATTCCGACGAGATCTGGGGCGTGCCGACCCTGCCGGTCTGA
- a CDS encoding BadF/BadG/BcrA/BcrD ATPase family protein, whose product MTSPYYLAVDGGGTNTRARLTDAAGRVVGEGLSGSSNLTLGVETAGPAIAAAGTAALEAAGLPRSAAVQIHAGLGLAGANVPAFAEAIRGFGFGYRSLRVASDAVAACLGAHGGRDGAILILGTGSQGLALVGGSSTTVGGWGFALSDDASGAILGRAALRAALLSFDALAPSSDLTRTILAGFGDDPAQAVLWARTATPRDYGNFAPLVFERAGRDGVADALIAEAARSVAAMLDRLVFLGAPRIALMGGLAAPYRPFLPALYDDVLVEAEGDAMDGALMLARMAEADAGAGR is encoded by the coding sequence ATGACGAGCCCCTATTATCTTGCCGTCGACGGCGGCGGCACCAATACCCGCGCAAGGCTGACAGACGCCGCGGGCCGGGTGGTCGGCGAGGGCCTGTCCGGTTCGTCCAACCTGACGCTGGGCGTCGAGACCGCCGGACCCGCCATCGCGGCGGCCGGAACGGCGGCCCTGGAAGCCGCCGGCCTGCCCCGGTCGGCCGCGGTGCAGATCCATGCAGGCCTCGGCCTCGCAGGCGCCAACGTGCCGGCCTTCGCCGAGGCCATACGCGGCTTCGGCTTCGGCTACCGCTCCCTCCGCGTCGCCTCGGACGCGGTGGCGGCCTGTCTGGGCGCCCATGGCGGGCGCGACGGCGCCATCCTCATCCTCGGGACGGGATCGCAGGGCCTCGCTTTGGTGGGCGGAAGCAGCACCACGGTCGGAGGCTGGGGCTTCGCCTTGTCGGACGACGCCTCCGGTGCCATTCTCGGCCGGGCCGCCCTGCGCGCCGCCCTCCTGTCCTTCGACGCGCTCGCGCCGTCTTCGGATCTCACGCGGACCATCCTCGCCGGCTTCGGGGACGACCCGGCCCAGGCCGTGCTGTGGGCGAGGACGGCGACGCCGCGCGACTATGGCAATTTCGCCCCGCTCGTCTTCGAGCGGGCGGGCCGCGACGGCGTGGCCGACGCGCTGATCGCGGAGGCCGCCCGCTCGGTCGCAGCCATGCTCGACCGGCTGGTGTTCCTCGGCGCGCCGCGGATCGCGCTGATGGGCGGGCTCGCCGCTCCCTACCGCCCCTTCCTGCCCGCCCTCTACGACGACGTGCTCGTCGAGGCCGAAGGGGATGCGATGGACGGCGCGCTGATGCTGGCGCGAATGGCCGAGGCCGATGCGGGTGCAGGCCGGTGA